AGCAAGAGCTTTTGTTGAAAAAGGGCCACGACGTATTTCTCCTTTCTTCATTCCAGCTATCATTCCAAATATGGCATCAGGTGTATTAAGTATTAAGCATGGATTTATGGGTGTTAACTACACTGTTTCATCTGCTTGCGCATCTTCATGCCACGCTATTTCAAATGCTGTTGAAGAGATTAGATCTGGCCGTCATGACCTAATGATTACAGGTGGAACTGAAGCAGTAATCTGTAACCTAGGTATGGGTGGTTTCATTAATATGAAGGCATTCTCAAAAAGAGTTGATGAGCCAACAAAAGCATCAAGACCATTTGATATTGATCGTGATGGATTCGTTATGGGAGAAGGTGCTGGGATTCTAGTACTTGAAGATTATGAAAGTGCTGTAAAGCGTGGAGCAACGATTTACGCTGAAGTAGCAGGACATGGAGCAACTTCAGATGCTCACCATATTACAGCTCCTCATCCTGAGGGTGATGGTGCTTATGGTTGTATGAAAAAAGCAATCGAAGACGCAGGAATTTCTCCAGAAGATATCGAATATGTTAATGCACACGGAACTTCGACTCCTCTGGGAGACGTTGCTGAAACTGGTGCTATTAAGCGTGTTCTTGGTGAAGAGCATGCCAAAAAAATCAATGTATCTTCAACAAAGTCAATGACTGGTCACCTTCTTGGTGCAGCTGGTGGTATTGAAACAGTCTTTACAGCGCTTGCGCTACACACTGGAACGATTCCTCCAACTATTAATATCGACAATCAGGACCCGAAGTGCGATCTTAATTACACGGCAAATAAGGCCGTTAAAAAAGATATTAAATATGCGCTTAACAATTCTTTTGGATTCGGTTCGACAAATTCGTCACTCGTATTAAAGAAAGTTTAAAGTCAAAAAGGATTAAGATGTTTCATAAAGACGCCATTAACCTAGAAAAAATGGATGAGGAAATTTTCTCATTAACTAATAAAGAATTAGCAAGACAAGAAGAAGGTCTTGAACTTATTGCTTCTGAAAATTATACATCAAAAGCAGTTATGCAGGCCCAAGGCTCAGTTCTTACAAATAAGTACGCTGAAGGTCTTCCAAAGAAACGCTACTACGGTGGTTGTGAAGTTGTTGATACAGTAGAACAAATTGCAATTGATCGCCTATGTAAAGTCTTTGGTTGTAAATTTGCCAACGTTCAACCACACTCAGGATCAGGTGCTAATATGGCAGCCTACTTTTCTATCATCTCACCTGGTGACAGAATCTTAGGGATGAACCTATCTGAAGGTGGTCACTTAACACATGGTTCACCGGTTAATTTTTCTGGAAAGTATTTTGATGTAAAATTTTACGGACTTAATCCAGAAACTGAAATGATTGACTATGAAGATGTAAGACGTGCAGCTCAAGAACATAAGCCAAATGTAATTGTAGCTGGTGCAAGTGCTTATCCTCGTACAATTGATTTTGCAAAGTTTAGAGAAATTGCTGATGAAGTTGGTGCTTATCTATTAGTTGATATGGCCCATATTGCAGGTCTTGTTGCCGCAGGTCTTCACCCTTCACCATTTCCACACGCTCATATAGTCACATCGACAACACATAAGACGTTAAGAGGTCCACGTGGTGGAATCATTCTTACAAACGATGAAGAGCTAGCAAAGAAAATTAACTTTAATGTCTTCCCAGGAATTCAAGGTGGCCCACTAGAGCATGTTATTGCAGCAAAAGCAGTATCTTTCAAAGAAGCACTTGATCCACAATACAAAGAGTATCAAAAACAAGTTATTACAAATGCACAGGCCCTTGCTAAACAACTAACAGATCTTGGTATGGAATTAGTTTCAGGTGGAACAGATAACCACCTTGTTCTTATGAAAACAGATCCAGCAGGAGTAACTGGTAAAGTGGCAGAAAAGGCCCTTGAGCAAGCAGGTATTACTTGTAATAAGAATATGATTCCAGGTGATACAAGATCACCATTTGTTACTTCAGGTATTCGTCTTGGAACTCCAGCTCTTACAACGAGAGGAATGAAAGAGGACGAAATGAAGAAGATAGGAACTTGGATTGTTGAGGCCCTTAAGAATGCAGAGAATGAAAGTGTTCTTGCAGATATAAAAGGACAGGTCCAAGCTCTTTGCAAAGAATTTCCAGTATACTAATTTCAATACATTAGGGAGCTTTTCAGCTCCCTTTTTCATCTCCTAAATTTATTGTCTTAGCTATCCGATAAGTCTTTCAGTGAGGAAAGATTGATGAGGATTAACATTTCGAAATTACTACTATATTTATCAGCAAGCTCTCTGTTGAGCTCATGTGCTAGTGTCGATCAAATTGAGATGGCCTATGATAATTATCGTAACTCTGTTAGCCG
This sequence is a window from Halobacteriovorax vibrionivorans. Protein-coding genes within it:
- the fabF gene encoding beta-ketoacyl-ACP synthase II yields the protein MTTNRNRRVVITGLGTICGLGKNTKEVWNGIVEGKSGISEVESWPVPDLAIKIAGEVKDFELSEDIMEAREAKKYDRFIHFALHATDEALKDSGVNLEEFDKYKVGAILGVGIGGFPITEQTARAFVEKGPRRISPFFIPAIIPNMASGVLSIKHGFMGVNYTVSSACASSCHAISNAVEEIRSGRHDLMITGGTEAVICNLGMGGFINMKAFSKRVDEPTKASRPFDIDRDGFVMGEGAGILVLEDYESAVKRGATIYAEVAGHGATSDAHHITAPHPEGDGAYGCMKKAIEDAGISPEDIEYVNAHGTSTPLGDVAETGAIKRVLGEEHAKKINVSSTKSMTGHLLGAAGGIETVFTALALHTGTIPPTINIDNQDPKCDLNYTANKAVKKDIKYALNNSFGFGSTNSSLVLKKV
- the glyA gene encoding serine hydroxymethyltransferase; translated protein: MFHKDAINLEKMDEEIFSLTNKELARQEEGLELIASENYTSKAVMQAQGSVLTNKYAEGLPKKRYYGGCEVVDTVEQIAIDRLCKVFGCKFANVQPHSGSGANMAAYFSIISPGDRILGMNLSEGGHLTHGSPVNFSGKYFDVKFYGLNPETEMIDYEDVRRAAQEHKPNVIVAGASAYPRTIDFAKFREIADEVGAYLLVDMAHIAGLVAAGLHPSPFPHAHIVTSTTHKTLRGPRGGIILTNDEELAKKINFNVFPGIQGGPLEHVIAAKAVSFKEALDPQYKEYQKQVITNAQALAKQLTDLGMELVSGGTDNHLVLMKTDPAGVTGKVAEKALEQAGITCNKNMIPGDTRSPFVTSGIRLGTPALTTRGMKEDEMKKIGTWIVEALKNAENESVLADIKGQVQALCKEFPVY